From a single Mus caroli chromosome X, CAROLI_EIJ_v1.1, whole genome shotgun sequence genomic region:
- the L1cam gene encoding neural cell adhesion molecule L1 isoform X3 has translation MAVMLRYVWPLLLCSPCLLIQIPDELLEPPVITEQSPRRLVVFPTDDISLKCEARGTPQVQFRWTKDGIHFKPKEELGVVVHEAPYSGSFTIEGNNSFAQRFQGIYRCYASNKLGTAMSHEIQLVAEGAPKWPKETVKPVEVEEGESVVLPCNPPPSAAPLRIYWMNSKILHIKQDERVSMGQNGDLYFANVLTSDSHSDYICNAHFPGTRTIIQKEPIDLRVKPTNSMIDRKPRLLFPTNSSSRLVALQGQSLILECIAEGFPTPTIKWLHPSDPMPTDRVIYQNHNKTLQLLNVGEEDDGEYTCLAENSLGSARHAYYVTVEAAPYWLQKPQSHLYGPGETARLDCQVQGRPQPEITWRINGMSMEKVNKDQKYRIEQGSLILSNVQPSDTMVTQCEARNQHGLLLANAYIYVVQLPARILTKDNQTYMAVEGSTAYMLCKAFGAPVPSVQWLDEEGTTVLQDERFFPYANGTLSIRDLQANDTGRYFCQAANDQNNVTILANLQVKEATQITQGPRSAIEKKGARVTFTCQASFDPSLQASITWRGDGRDLQERGDSDKYFIEDGQLIIQSLDYSDQGNYSCVASTELDEVESRAQLLVVGSPGPVPHLELSDRHLLKQSQVHLSWSPAEDHNSPIEKYDIEFEDKEMAPEKWFSLGKVPGNQTSTTLKLSPYVHYTFRVTAINKYGPGEPSPVSETVVTPEAAPEKNPVDVRGEGNETNNMVITWKPLRWMDWNAPQIQYRVQWRPQGKQETWREQTVSDPFLVVSNTSTFVPYEIKVQAVNNQGKGPEPQVTIGYSGEDYPQVSPELEDITIFNSSTVLVRWRPVDLAQVKGHLKGYNVTYWWKGSQRKHSKRHIHKSHIVVPANTTSAILSGLRPYSSYHVEVQAFNGRGLGPASEWTFSTPEGVPGHPEALHLECQSDTSLLLHWQPPLSHNGVLTGYLLSYHPVKGESKEQLFFNLSDPELRTHNLTNLNPDLQYRFQLQATTQQGPGEAIVREGGTMALFGKPDFGNISATAGENYSVVSWVPRKGQCNFRFHILFKALPEGKVSPDHQPQPQYVSYNQSSYTQWNLQPDTKYEIHLMKEKVLLHHLAVKTNGTGPVRVSTTGSFASEGWFIAFVSALILLLLILLILCFIKRSKGGKYSVKDKEDTQVDSEARPMKDETFGEYRSLESDNEEKAFGSSQPSLNGDIKPLGSDDSLADYGGSVDVQFNEDGSFIGQYSGKKEKEAAGGNDSSGATSPINPAVALE, from the exons ATGGCCGTGATGCTGCGGTACGTGTGGCCTCTCCTCCTCTGCAGCCCCTGCCTGCTCATACAGATTCCTGACGAAT TGCTAGAGCCACCTGTCATCACAGAACAGTCTCCACGGCGCCTGGTTGTCTTCCCAACAGATGACATAAGCCTGAAATGTGAAGCCAGAGGCACACCCCAAGTGCA GTTCCGCTGGACGAAAGATGGCATCCACTTCAAACCCAAGGAAGAattgggtgtagtggtgcatgagGCACCCTATTCTGGCTCCTTCACCATCGAAGGCAACAACAGCTTTGCCCAGAGGTTTCAGGGCATCTATCGCTGCTATGCCAGCAATAAGCTAGGAACTGCCATGTCGCATGAGATCCAGCTCGTGGCTGAGG GTGCCCCCAAGTGGCCGAAGGAGACTGTAAAACCTGTGGAAgtggaggaaggagaatcagTAGTTCTGCCTTGCAACCCTCCACCCAGTGCAGCCCCACTTAGGATCTACTGGATGAACAGCA AGATTTTGCACATCAAACAAGATGAGCGGGTGTCCATGGGCCAGAATGGAGACCTATATTTTGCCAATGTGCTTACCTCAGACAGTCATTCAGACTACATCTGCAATGCCCACTTTCCTGGTACCCGGACCATCATTCAAAAGGAACCTATTGACCTCCGGGTCAAGCCCA CCAACAGCATGATTGACCGGAAGCCACGTCTGCTCTTTCCCACAAACTCCAGCAGCCGCCTGGTAGCCTTGCAGGGCCAGTCATTGATCCTGGAGTGCATTGCTGAGGGATT CCCTACACCCACCATCAAGTGGCTGCACCCCAGTGACCCTATGCCAACAGACCGTGTTATCTACCAAAACCACAACAAGACCCTGCAACTACTCAATGTGGGCGAAGAGGACGATGGCGAGTATACCTGCCTTGCTGAGAACTCACTGGGCAGTGCCCGGCATGCCTACTATGTTACCGTGGAAG CTGCCCCATATTGGCTGCAGAAGCCCCAGAGCCATTTGTATGGTCCAGGAGAGACTGCCCGCCTAGACTGCCAAGTCCAGGGCAGGCCCCAACCAGAGATCACTTGGAGAATCAACGGAATGTCTATGGAGA AGGTGAACAAGGACCAGAAGTACCGGATTGAGCAGGGGTCTCTGATCTTGAGTAACGTGCAGCCAAGTGACACAATGGTGACCCAGTGTGAAGCCCGCAACCAGCATGGGCTCCTGCTAGCCAATGCCTACATTTATGTTGTCC AGCTGCCAGCCAGGATCCTAACAAAAGACAATCAGACATACATGGCAGTTGAGGGCAGTACTGCTTATATGCTGTGCAAAGCCTTTGGAGCTCCTGTTCCCAGTGTCCAGTG GCTGGATGAAGAAGGAACCACAGTGCTTCAGGATGAACGatttttcccctatgccaatGGAACGCTGAGCATCAGAGACCTCCAGGCCAATGACACTGGACGCTATTTCTGCCAGGCTGCCAATGACCAGAACAATGTGACCATTTTGGCTAACCTACAGGTTAAAG AAGCAACCCAGATCACACAGGGGCCCCGGAGCGCAATTGAGAAGAAAGGTGCAAGGGTGACATTCACGTGCCAGGCCTCCTTTGACCCCTCTTTGCAGGCCAGCATCACTTGGCGTGGAGATGGGAGAGACCTACAGGAACGTGGGGACAGTGACAA GTATTTCATAGAAGATGGGCAACTGATCATCCAGAGCCTGGACTacagtgaccaaggcaactacAGTTGTGTGGCCAGCACTGAACTGGATGAGGTGGAGAGCAGGGCACAGCTCTTAGTGGTGG GGAGCCCTGGGCCAGTGCCTCACCTGGAGCTGTCCGACCGCCACCTGCTGAAGCAGAGCCAGGTGCACTTGTCTTGGAGCCCTGCTGAAGACCACAACTCTCCCATTGAGA AGTATGACATTGAATTTGAGGACAAGGAAATGGCTCCTGAGAAATGGTTCAGTCTGGGCAAGGTGCCAGGAAATCAGACCTCTACTACACTCAAGCTGTCCCCATATGTCCACTACACCTTTCGGGTCACTGCCATTAACAAATATGGTCCTGGAGAACCCAGCCCTGTCTCTGAGACTGTGGTCACACCTGAGGCAG CCCCAGAGAAGAACCCTGTGGATgtgagaggggaagggaatgagACCAACAATATGGTCATCACATGGAAG CCCCTTCGGTGGATGGATTGGAATGCTCCCCAGATTCAGTACCGTGTACAGTGGCGTCCACAGGGCAAGCAGGAGACCTGGAGGGAACAGACCGTGAGCGACCCTTTCCTGGTGGTGTCTAACACTTCCACATTTGTGCCTTATGAGATCAAAGTCCAGGCAGTGAACAACCAGGGCAAGGGCCCTGAGCCCCAGGTCACCATTGGCTATTCAGGGGAAGACT ACCCCCAGGTGAGCCCTGAACTTGAAGACATCACAATCTTCAACTCAAGTACTGTGCTTGTCAGGTGGAGGCCTGTGGACTTGGCCCAGGTTAAGGGCCACCTCAAGGGATACAAT GTAACATACTGGTGGAAGGGCAGCCAGAGAAAGCACAGCAAGAGGCATATCCACAAAAGCCACATAGTGGTCCCTGCAAATACCACCAGTGCCATCCTCAGTGGTTTGCGTCCTTATAGCTCTTACCATGTGGAGGTACAGGCCTTTAATGGGCGGGGCTTGGGGCCTGCAAGTGAATGGACCTTCAGCACCCCAGAGGGAG TGCCTGGCCACCCTGAGGCATTACACCTGGAGTGTCAGTCGGACACTAGTCTGCTACTGCACTGGCAGCCACCACTCAGCCACAATGGAGTGCTCACTGGCTACCTGCTCTCTTACCATCCCG TGAAAGGGGAAAGCAAAGAGCAGTTGTTCTTCAACCTTTCGGACCCAGAACTTCGGACTCATAATCTGACCAACCTCAACCCTGATCTACAGTACCGCTTCCAGCTTCAGGCCACCACTCAACAGGGTCCTGGTGAGGCCATCGTGCGTGAAGGAGGCACCATGGCCCTGTTTG GCAAGCCAGATTTTGGCAACATCTCAGCCACAGCAGGTGAAAACTACAGCGTGGTCTCCTGGGTCCCTCGGAAGGGCCAGTGcaatttcaggttccatatcttgTTCAAAGCCTTACCAG AAGGGAAAGTGAGCCCTGAtcaccagcctcagcctcagtaTGTCAGCTACAATCAGAGCTCCTACACACAATGGAACCTACAGCCTGACACCAAATATGAGATCCACCTGATGAAGGAGAAGGTCCTCCTGCACCATCTGGCTGTGAAGACTAATGGAACTG GCCCCGTGCGAGTTTCTACTACAGGTAGCTTTGCCTCCGAGGGCTGGTTCATCGCCTTTGTCAGCGCTCTCATCCTCTTGCTCCTCATCCTGCTCATCCTCTGCTTCATCAAACGCAGCAAGGGTGGCAAATACTCAG TGAAGGACAAGGAGGACACTCAGGTAGATTCCGAGGCCCGGCCCATGAAAGACGAGACCTTCGGCGAGTACAG GTCCCTGGAGAG TGACAATGAAGAGAAGGCCTTTGGCAGCAGCCAGCCATCTCTCAATGGAGACATCAAACCCCTAGGCAGTGATGACAGCCTGGCTGATTATGGGGGCAGTGTGGACGTCCAGTTCAATGAGGATGGCTCTTTCATCGGCCAGTACAGtggcaagaaagagaaggaggcagcAGGAGGCAATGACAGTTCAGGGGCTACCTCTCCTATCAATCCTGCAGTAGCCCTAGAATAG
- the L1cam gene encoding neural cell adhesion molecule L1 isoform X4 has translation MAVMLRYVWPLLLCSPCLLIQIPDELLEPPVITEQSPRRLVVFPTDDISLKCEARGTPQVQFRWTKDGIHFKPKEELGVVVHEAPYSGSFTIEGNNSFAQRFQGIYRCYASNKLGTAMSHEIQLVAEGAPKWPKETVKPVEVEEGESVVLPCNPPPSAAPLRIYWMNSKILHIKQDERVSMGQNGDLYFANVLTSDSHSDYICNAHFPGTRTIIQKEPIDLRVKPTNSMIDRKPRLLFPTNSSSRLVALQGQSLILECIAEGFPTPTIKWLHPSDPMPTDRVIYQNHNKTLQLLNVGEEDDGEYTCLAENSLGSARHAYYVTVEAAPYWLQKPQSHLYGPGETARLDCQVQGRPQPEITWRINGMSMEKVNKDQKYRIEQGSLILSNVQPSDTMVTQCEARNQHGLLLANAYIYVVQLPARILTKDNQTYMAVEGSTAYMLCKAFGAPVPSVQWLDEEGTTVLQDERFFPYANGTLSIRDLQANDTGRYFCQAANDQNNVTILANLQVKEATQITQGPRSAIEKKGARVTFTCQASFDPSLQASITWRGDGRDLQERGDSDKYFIEDGQLIIQSLDYSDQGNYSCVASTELDEVESRAQLLVVGSPGPVPHLELSDRHLLKQSQVHLSWSPAEDHNSPIEKYDIEFEDKEMAPEKWFSLGKVPGNQTSTTLKLSPYVHYTFRVTAINKYGPGEPSPVSETVVTPEAAPEKNPVDVRGEGNETNNMVITWKPLRWMDWNAPQIQYRVQWRPQGKQETWREQTVSDPFLVVSNTSTFVPYEIKVQAVNNQGKGPEPQVTIGYSGEDYPQVSPELEDITIFNSSTVLVRWRPVDLAQVKGHLKGYNVTYWWKGSQRKHSKRHIHKSHIVVPANTTSAILSGLRPYSSYHVEVQAFNGRGLGPASEWTFSTPEGVPGHPEALHLECQSDTSLLLHWQPPLSHNGVLTGYLLSYHPVKGESKEQLFFNLSDPELRTHNLTNLNPDLQYRFQLQATTQQGPGEAIVREGGTMALFGKPDFGNISATAGENYSVVSWVPRKGQCNFRFHILFKALPEGKVSPDHQPQPQYVSYNQSSYTQWNLQPDTKYEIHLMKEKVLLHHLAVKTNGTGPVRVSTTGSFASEGWFIAFVSALILLLLILLILCFIKRSKGGKYSVKDKEDTQVDSEARPMKDETFGEYSDNEEKAFGSSQPSLNGDIKPLGSDDSLADYGGSVDVQFNEDGSFIGQYSGKKEKEAAGGNDSSGATSPINPAVALE, from the exons ATGGCCGTGATGCTGCGGTACGTGTGGCCTCTCCTCCTCTGCAGCCCCTGCCTGCTCATACAGATTCCTGACGAAT TGCTAGAGCCACCTGTCATCACAGAACAGTCTCCACGGCGCCTGGTTGTCTTCCCAACAGATGACATAAGCCTGAAATGTGAAGCCAGAGGCACACCCCAAGTGCA GTTCCGCTGGACGAAAGATGGCATCCACTTCAAACCCAAGGAAGAattgggtgtagtggtgcatgagGCACCCTATTCTGGCTCCTTCACCATCGAAGGCAACAACAGCTTTGCCCAGAGGTTTCAGGGCATCTATCGCTGCTATGCCAGCAATAAGCTAGGAACTGCCATGTCGCATGAGATCCAGCTCGTGGCTGAGG GTGCCCCCAAGTGGCCGAAGGAGACTGTAAAACCTGTGGAAgtggaggaaggagaatcagTAGTTCTGCCTTGCAACCCTCCACCCAGTGCAGCCCCACTTAGGATCTACTGGATGAACAGCA AGATTTTGCACATCAAACAAGATGAGCGGGTGTCCATGGGCCAGAATGGAGACCTATATTTTGCCAATGTGCTTACCTCAGACAGTCATTCAGACTACATCTGCAATGCCCACTTTCCTGGTACCCGGACCATCATTCAAAAGGAACCTATTGACCTCCGGGTCAAGCCCA CCAACAGCATGATTGACCGGAAGCCACGTCTGCTCTTTCCCACAAACTCCAGCAGCCGCCTGGTAGCCTTGCAGGGCCAGTCATTGATCCTGGAGTGCATTGCTGAGGGATT CCCTACACCCACCATCAAGTGGCTGCACCCCAGTGACCCTATGCCAACAGACCGTGTTATCTACCAAAACCACAACAAGACCCTGCAACTACTCAATGTGGGCGAAGAGGACGATGGCGAGTATACCTGCCTTGCTGAGAACTCACTGGGCAGTGCCCGGCATGCCTACTATGTTACCGTGGAAG CTGCCCCATATTGGCTGCAGAAGCCCCAGAGCCATTTGTATGGTCCAGGAGAGACTGCCCGCCTAGACTGCCAAGTCCAGGGCAGGCCCCAACCAGAGATCACTTGGAGAATCAACGGAATGTCTATGGAGA AGGTGAACAAGGACCAGAAGTACCGGATTGAGCAGGGGTCTCTGATCTTGAGTAACGTGCAGCCAAGTGACACAATGGTGACCCAGTGTGAAGCCCGCAACCAGCATGGGCTCCTGCTAGCCAATGCCTACATTTATGTTGTCC AGCTGCCAGCCAGGATCCTAACAAAAGACAATCAGACATACATGGCAGTTGAGGGCAGTACTGCTTATATGCTGTGCAAAGCCTTTGGAGCTCCTGTTCCCAGTGTCCAGTG GCTGGATGAAGAAGGAACCACAGTGCTTCAGGATGAACGatttttcccctatgccaatGGAACGCTGAGCATCAGAGACCTCCAGGCCAATGACACTGGACGCTATTTCTGCCAGGCTGCCAATGACCAGAACAATGTGACCATTTTGGCTAACCTACAGGTTAAAG AAGCAACCCAGATCACACAGGGGCCCCGGAGCGCAATTGAGAAGAAAGGTGCAAGGGTGACATTCACGTGCCAGGCCTCCTTTGACCCCTCTTTGCAGGCCAGCATCACTTGGCGTGGAGATGGGAGAGACCTACAGGAACGTGGGGACAGTGACAA GTATTTCATAGAAGATGGGCAACTGATCATCCAGAGCCTGGACTacagtgaccaaggcaactacAGTTGTGTGGCCAGCACTGAACTGGATGAGGTGGAGAGCAGGGCACAGCTCTTAGTGGTGG GGAGCCCTGGGCCAGTGCCTCACCTGGAGCTGTCCGACCGCCACCTGCTGAAGCAGAGCCAGGTGCACTTGTCTTGGAGCCCTGCTGAAGACCACAACTCTCCCATTGAGA AGTATGACATTGAATTTGAGGACAAGGAAATGGCTCCTGAGAAATGGTTCAGTCTGGGCAAGGTGCCAGGAAATCAGACCTCTACTACACTCAAGCTGTCCCCATATGTCCACTACACCTTTCGGGTCACTGCCATTAACAAATATGGTCCTGGAGAACCCAGCCCTGTCTCTGAGACTGTGGTCACACCTGAGGCAG CCCCAGAGAAGAACCCTGTGGATgtgagaggggaagggaatgagACCAACAATATGGTCATCACATGGAAG CCCCTTCGGTGGATGGATTGGAATGCTCCCCAGATTCAGTACCGTGTACAGTGGCGTCCACAGGGCAAGCAGGAGACCTGGAGGGAACAGACCGTGAGCGACCCTTTCCTGGTGGTGTCTAACACTTCCACATTTGTGCCTTATGAGATCAAAGTCCAGGCAGTGAACAACCAGGGCAAGGGCCCTGAGCCCCAGGTCACCATTGGCTATTCAGGGGAAGACT ACCCCCAGGTGAGCCCTGAACTTGAAGACATCACAATCTTCAACTCAAGTACTGTGCTTGTCAGGTGGAGGCCTGTGGACTTGGCCCAGGTTAAGGGCCACCTCAAGGGATACAAT GTAACATACTGGTGGAAGGGCAGCCAGAGAAAGCACAGCAAGAGGCATATCCACAAAAGCCACATAGTGGTCCCTGCAAATACCACCAGTGCCATCCTCAGTGGTTTGCGTCCTTATAGCTCTTACCATGTGGAGGTACAGGCCTTTAATGGGCGGGGCTTGGGGCCTGCAAGTGAATGGACCTTCAGCACCCCAGAGGGAG TGCCTGGCCACCCTGAGGCATTACACCTGGAGTGTCAGTCGGACACTAGTCTGCTACTGCACTGGCAGCCACCACTCAGCCACAATGGAGTGCTCACTGGCTACCTGCTCTCTTACCATCCCG TGAAAGGGGAAAGCAAAGAGCAGTTGTTCTTCAACCTTTCGGACCCAGAACTTCGGACTCATAATCTGACCAACCTCAACCCTGATCTACAGTACCGCTTCCAGCTTCAGGCCACCACTCAACAGGGTCCTGGTGAGGCCATCGTGCGTGAAGGAGGCACCATGGCCCTGTTTG GCAAGCCAGATTTTGGCAACATCTCAGCCACAGCAGGTGAAAACTACAGCGTGGTCTCCTGGGTCCCTCGGAAGGGCCAGTGcaatttcaggttccatatcttgTTCAAAGCCTTACCAG AAGGGAAAGTGAGCCCTGAtcaccagcctcagcctcagtaTGTCAGCTACAATCAGAGCTCCTACACACAATGGAACCTACAGCCTGACACCAAATATGAGATCCACCTGATGAAGGAGAAGGTCCTCCTGCACCATCTGGCTGTGAAGACTAATGGAACTG GCCCCGTGCGAGTTTCTACTACAGGTAGCTTTGCCTCCGAGGGCTGGTTCATCGCCTTTGTCAGCGCTCTCATCCTCTTGCTCCTCATCCTGCTCATCCTCTGCTTCATCAAACGCAGCAAGGGTGGCAAATACTCAG TGAAGGACAAGGAGGACACTCAGGTAGATTCCGAGGCCCGGCCCATGAAAGACGAGACCTTCGGCGAGTACAG TGACAATGAAGAGAAGGCCTTTGGCAGCAGCCAGCCATCTCTCAATGGAGACATCAAACCCCTAGGCAGTGATGACAGCCTGGCTGATTATGGGGGCAGTGTGGACGTCCAGTTCAATGAGGATGGCTCTTTCATCGGCCAGTACAGtggcaagaaagagaaggaggcagcAGGAGGCAATGACAGTTCAGGGGCTACCTCTCCTATCAATCCTGCAGTAGCCCTAGAATAG